The Chitinophagales bacterium genome has a segment encoding these proteins:
- a CDS encoding T9SS type A sorting domain-containing protein: MKKIHILFLFFSILISSTLLGKNQVSNTQQQCGTKVPSTQWENIFQSQITEYVKNNANANQRTQTVITIPVIVHVVYYNNNTQQNITKAQIDSQFAILNRDFRGMSEFAGNIPAPFQSLNADIEIEWCPALVDPNGNVLAEPGIERISATSKGFSNPGFFGWETSYVTSTVKPSTIWSPELYCNIWIVPRMKNGFREVLGYATFPTMTTLDGLFGGDGTTTSDGVVIGAEYFGSGGVTQPPYNKGATTVHELGHWLGLRHITGDVDCGNDYCDDTPPQSQLSSDCPSFPRISCSNGPNGDMFMNYMDYSDDACLSMFTPDQKDRMQTAMAYGNLRTPLLNSPVCYTTTPAALANFNSSKLTSTACATSVSYSFTDNSAFSPTSWSWTFEGGNPATSTAQNPTVTFTTPGLHQVTLTATNANGSNTITKSVNVVLVGSTNLPLDENFESGDFPPVGWTFLKRSSAGLPEANWDNISGVSGFGVGNYSMRYDNTTVDAFNQKDDILTPKLDFTGVTASKVKFDVAYAPFYYQGQTGYDTLEVLLTDNCESTVTSIYKKGGTQLATKLPGQGDEFYPKSNEWRTDSIAIPASFLNKANVQVIFRNYGMYGHTIYVDNVNVSTDVISAIVQASFDVSSASICVGENITFTNTSPTTGLDSVRWTIQSGTISTSNSLTTVTTQFNLSGNYTVSLIAYKGGVASTPFSTIITVKPKPTVTVNSPAICSGESVTLTASGATTYNWSSSSETDNSIDVSPTANATYTVTGTTNGCTSSVVTSTVTVKLKPTVTVNSPTICNGQTATLTASGATTYNWSTSETGNTINVSPTSTTNYTVTGTANDCPSDIMTATVTVTNTAPTVTITPSVATAICEGQSITLTASGANEYFWSDASTGTSITVNPTTTTSYSVTGTLSGCSLSNNASYQVTVNEVPAAPTITQSATSDSIYITGSTGTNYNWYINGIYETSTSVPYLVANKNGVYTVKVANNGCESNSSNTLTVTLTAIKTNNLSNYLSIYPNPNSGNFNIEFNANKIEQVRLNIYDMSGKQIYLQNLSIVKGKNIFNINVNNLAKGIYTINMVGEDGIATKPLIVK; encoded by the coding sequence ATGAAAAAAATACATATTTTATTTTTATTTTTTTCTATCTTGATTTCAAGTACATTGTTAGGGAAAAATCAAGTTAGCAATACACAACAACAATGTGGTACAAAAGTACCAAGTACTCAATGGGAAAATATATTTCAAAGTCAAATTACAGAATATGTTAAAAACAATGCAAACGCAAATCAAAGAACACAAACAGTAATAACAATTCCTGTGATTGTTCATGTTGTATACTATAACAATAATACACAACAAAATATTACCAAAGCACAAATAGATTCTCAGTTTGCTATTTTGAATAGAGATTTTAGAGGAATGAGTGAGTTTGCTGGCAATATACCAGCACCTTTTCAATCTTTAAATGCAGATATAGAAATTGAATGGTGTCCAGCATTAGTCGATCCAAATGGAAATGTACTAGCAGAACCAGGCATTGAAAGAATCAGTGCTACATCAAAAGGTTTTTCGAATCCAGGATTTTTTGGTTGGGAAACAAGCTATGTTACGAGTACAGTAAAACCAAGTACAATATGGAGTCCAGAATTATATTGTAATATTTGGATAGTTCCAAGAATGAAAAATGGTTTTCGTGAAGTTTTAGGGTATGCTACTTTTCCAACTATGACAACATTAGATGGTCTTTTTGGTGGAGATGGAACAACAACTTCTGATGGAGTAGTAATTGGAGCAGAGTATTTTGGAAGTGGAGGTGTTACTCAACCGCCATATAACAAAGGAGCTACTACGGTACATGAATTAGGGCATTGGTTAGGTTTAAGGCATATTACAGGAGATGTTGATTGTGGGAATGACTACTGTGATGATACTCCACCACAATCTCAATTAAGCTCTGACTGTCCTTCATTTCCTCGTATATCGTGTTCTAATGGTCCAAATGGTGATATGTTTATGAATTATATGGATTATTCTGATGATGCTTGCTTAAGTATGTTCACGCCAGACCAAAAAGATAGAATGCAAACAGCAATGGCATACGGAAATTTAAGAACTCCACTACTCAATTCACCAGTGTGCTATACTACAACACCAGCAGCTCTTGCAAATTTTAATTCTAGCAAATTAACTAGTACAGCTTGTGCTACAAGTGTAAGTTATAGTTTTACAGATAATTCTGCTTTTAGTCCAACTTCTTGGTCTTGGACATTTGAAGGAGGAAATCCAGCTACATCTACAGCACAAAATCCAACTGTAACATTTACAACTCCAGGATTACATCAAGTAACGCTAACAGCTACTAATGCAAACGGTTCTAATACTATAACCAAATCAGTTAATGTAGTTTTAGTAGGAAGTACCAATTTACCTCTAGATGAGAATTTTGAGTCTGGTGATTTTCCTCCAGTAGGTTGGACCTTTCTTAAAAGAAGTAGTGCTGGACTTCCAGAAGCTAATTGGGATAATATTTCAGGAGTTAGTGGTTTTGGTGTAGGCAACTATTCAATGAGATATGATAATACAACAGTAGACGCTTTTAATCAAAAAGATGATATATTAACACCTAAACTAGACTTTACTGGTGTAACAGCATCAAAAGTTAAGTTTGATGTAGCTTATGCTCCTTTTTATTATCAAGGACAAACTGGTTATGATACACTTGAGGTTTTATTAACCGATAACTGTGAATCAACTGTAACTTCTATTTATAAGAAAGGAGGAACTCAATTAGCAACTAAATTACCAGGACAAGGAGATGAGTTTTATCCTAAAAGCAATGAATGGAGAACCGATAGTATAGCAATACCTGCTAGCTTTTTAAATAAAGCAAATGTTCAAGTTATTTTTAGAAATTATGGTATGTATGGTCATACTATATATGTAGATAATGTAAATGTTTCTACAGATGTAATATCTGCAATAGTTCAAGCTAGCTTTGATGTTTCTAGTGCAAGTATTTGTGTTGGAGAAAATATAACTTTTACAAATACATCACCAACTACAGGTTTAGACTCAGTAAGATGGACAATACAAAGTGGCACTATAAGTACTTCTAACTCATTAACTACTGTAACTACTCAATTTAATTTATCAGGAAATTATACGGTATCTTTAATAGCATATAAAGGAGGAGTTGCAAGTACTCCTTTTTCAACAATTATAACCGTAAAGCCCAAACCTACTGTAACAGTAAATTCACCTGCAATTTGTAGTGGAGAATCTGTAACACTTACAGCAAGTGGTGCTACAACTTATAATTGGAGTTCTAGTAGTGAAACAGATAATTCTATAGATGTATCGCCAACAGCGAATGCAACATATACGGTTACTGGTACTACAAACGGATGTACATCTAGTGTAGTTACTTCAACAGTAACCGTAAAGCTCAAACCTACTGTAACTGTAAACTCACCTACAATATGTAATGGACAAACGGCTACGCTAACAGCAAGTGGTGCAACAACTTATAATTGGAGTACAAGTGAAACAGGAAATACTATTAATGTAAGTCCAACATCAACAACTAACTATACAGTAACAGGAACAGCTAATGATTGTCCTTCTGATATAATGACTGCTACAGTTACAGTTACAAATACAGCTCCAACAGTTACTATTACGCCATCTGTTGCTACTGCAATCTGCGAAGGTCAATCAATTACACTTACAGCAAGTGGTGCTAATGAATATTTTTGGAGCGATGCTTCTACAGGAACTTCAATAACGGTTAATCCAACAACAACAACTTCATACTCTGTAACAGGTACACTTTCAGGTTGTAGTTTAAGTAATAATGCTTCATATCAAGTAACTGTAAATGAAGTTCCTGCCGCACCTACCATAACTCAAAGTGCTACTAGCGATTCAATTTATATTACAGGCAGTACAGGAACAAACTATAATTGGTATATTAATGGTATTTATGAAACAAGTACATCAGTTCCTTATCTTGTAGCAAATAAAAATGGAGTATACACTGTTAAAGTAGCAAATAATGGGTGTGAGTCTAATTCTTCCAATACACTAACTGTAACATTAACTGCAATTAAAACTAATAATTTAAGTAATTATTTATCTATTTATCCAAATCCAAATAGTGGGAATTTTAATATAGAATTTAATGCAAATAAAATAGAACAAGTTCGCCTAAATATATATGATATGTCTGGTAAACAAATTTATCTACAAAATTTATCTATAGTAAAAGGAAAAAATATATTTAATATTAATGTAAATAATTTAGCAAAAGGAATCTATACAATAAACATGGTGGGTGAAGATGGTATTGCAACTAAGCCATTGATAGTTAAGTGA